TCTTATTCATGATTGTTGCATAAGTGGAGGGACGCCCTATTCCAGATTTCTCAAGCTCCTTGACAAGAGAGGCCTCCGTAAAGCGTGGAGGGGGCCGTGTAAAGGCTTGCTCTGACATGAGTTCGATAAGTTCTAAGGCTTGTCCTTCTTGTAATTGGGGCAATAAACGGCTTTCTTCATCCTTATCATCATCATCGGATTTCTCTTCATAAATAGCTAAAAATCCCTGGAACTTAATTTGCGATCCCGTTGCTCTTAATACAATTCTCTCTCCAGCATGGATGTCGGCGCTTACTGTATCATAAATAGCTGGTGTCATTTGAGAGGCTAAGAAGCGGCGCCAGATGAGTTGGTAGAGATGAAATTGATCCTTTGTAAGATAGCGCTGAATGGCTTCAGGGGTGTAAGCTAGGTTTGTGGGACGAATTGCTTCGTGAGCATCCTGAGCACTTTTATTTGTTGAATAGACTTTAGGCTGATCCGGAATGAAGTTTGAACCGTAATTTTTTAAGATAAAGTGCCGAGCAGCCTGGATAGCTTCCGGTTCAATACGTACAGAATCCGTACGCATATAGGTGATTAAGCCCTCGGAACCTTCTTGCCCAAGATCAATACCCTCATAAAGCCCTTGAGCAATACTCATGGTTCTAGAGGAAGAAAAGCCGTAGTGGCGGCTTGCTTCTTGCTGTAAGCTTGAGGTGATAAAGGGAGGCACTGGATGGCGACGCTTTTCTTTTCGTTCGACATGAGCTACTTTGTAGGGGCCTTTATGGAGTTCTTCGAGGAGAAGATTTGCGGTCTCTTGGTTAGGGACTAGAAAGCCTTTTTTGTCTTCCCTAGCCTCTTTTTCCACTTTTTTCCCATCAACAGAGTAAAGAAAGGCCTTAAAATTGCGCGTATCCTCTAGTGTTTTGAGTAAGGCACTTAAATTCCAGTATTCTACCGGTTTAAATGCAGCAATTTCTTTTTCGCGCTCTACAACAAGTTTTAAAGCGACAGATTGTACACGCCCTGCAGAAACCCCACCTTCTTTCCCCCTGTGAATGCGTCGATTTAAAATAGGGGAAATTTTATAACCTACAATACGATCGAGGAGGCGTCTTGCTTGCTGCGCGTTAACAAGTGCCTCATCAATTTCTCGCGGTGTTTTTAAAGCACTTAACACTGATTCTTTTGTAATTGCATTAAAAGAAACACGTTTTATCTTAGTATTGGGGGGGAGAATTTGGCTGATATGCCAAGCGATAGCTTCTCCCTCACGGTCTGGATCCGGGGATAGATAAACGGTATCACACTTTTTAGCAGCTTTCTTTAATTTTTCGATAACCTCTTGTTTGTCAGGCATGATGACATAGGTAGGTTCGAAATCGTGTTCAATATCGATACCAAATTCTTTTTCTGGAAGATCTCTAATATGCCCTATGGAGGACTCAATTTCAAAGTTTGAGCCTAAAAATTTTTTTAGTGTTTTAATTTTAGCGGGAGACTCAACAATGATTAAGGATTTGCTCATTTTATTATTTATCCCAGTAGAAAACTTTCTTTACCCTTCAGCAAGGTTTGAGTTCTAAATTCATAAGCACCGCAACTGAGCAATGCATACCTGCTTTTCTTAGCAATAAACTTTTTGATGTATTTATGCAAAATATTGAATTATTGGTGATAGATTCACCTTACCTAAGGTATGCGAATAGTCCAACCTCTTTAGAGTTTTCTTCTTATGGAAGAGAAAATTCCAAATTTAGATCAATAAAGCGTTGATTCCAGTCGAATCTAACATGAGTAAGATGAGATGGTCATCATCTAATTCACCTTGCTGACTGAACCTCAGCAAGTTGAGCATTTGCAGATATTAACGTGAACTCTAAATATTTATCTACAAAAAAGGAATGACGGCTACTTTTGCAAATAACCGCCAAAAGGATTCCTTGTCTAGAAGGAAACTGTGAGGCATCCTGAAATTTTTACTGCTTCTTCAGGGTAGCCCTCACTTTCAAAACCGGGTCGCACTTTGACGAGAAGATTCAATTCAGGAAGATAGTCTATCTCCAGGTCTGAAAAGATTTGCTCTTTCTCTTCATAGGCGAGTGAGCTATTTTTTGGACTCACAATAATACACTCCACTTACCTATACTAGGTAGTTTGATCGGCAACGCGCTCTTCACTCTCCTTAATGAGCTCAAGTAGACCAAATATTTCAAGCTGAGCATAAGGATAGTAAAGCTGTCTTTCAACTGCGTTCACCATTAATTTTTAATCTTGCAGAATGGTTTTCCTGCAAGTTTCATTTCTAACTAATTTTTTCATAAAACTCAAAGGTTGTGGTTTGTGAGCAACTAAAGACTAATGCCACCTCCTTTCTGCTCTTTAAAAAAATCCACATTTTTTGAGGGTAGAGGGCAAAACAAATACCTTAACTTAGAAAGAGTTAAAAAGTCTTAAATCAAGGCTTAAGACTTTTGCACAGATTCTATGCAAAAGACAATCAACAGCTTATCTGTTAATCTAATGTCCTGCTATACCATTTTTTCTAACTCCGATTCAATAATTAAATAGTTAATTTGATAAATTAAACTAAATAGCGTTCTTTTTAGCCGAAAAACTTGTATTAGCTTGGATAAAATCCATGAGAGAAACACCTTGATCATCTAAATGGCTTAATACCTTTTCTACTTCAGCAGGAGCGAACTTTAAAGGATGTGCTAAATTGCTAATCTGAAGAAGCTCTTCCCAACTTTTCTCTTCTGCATCCTTTTCTTTTAATTGATGCTGTAGCATGGCGATGCGTATTAAATTCATCAAGTATAAACTGCTCCCAAATTCGCGTTTGCCTTCTTCTTGGACAATTTTTAACATTTCTTCTTTAAGGGCTAAGGCATTTGAAAGCGCCTGCTTTTGATCTTCTTGAGACACCAGTAAAGAGTTTTTTGCGTAAGAGAGATAAAGAGGGCTAATTTCTTTATCAATGCGTTGAAAGTTCTGAGAGGCATAATCATGGGCAAGGTCGACACGATTAGCAATCAACAAGTTTTGTGCTAAAATTCCATCATATTTAGCGTTAAGTTCAGGATGGCGTTTTAGAATACTTTGTAATTCTCGAATAGAGCTCTCCTCTTTACCAGAAGTATTAATCGATGTAATAGCGTTCGACGCTTGGAAATAGTCGCGCTCAGCTTGTGTATTTTTATTAGCCGCGTAACGGTAAATAAGCCCTAAAGCTAAAATTAGGCCAAGGATTATAAAGAGTATCTTACGGCTATTTTTTTCTAACCATTCAAAGATTGGATGATCCTCTAATGAGGATTGTGTTAAAAAAGAAGGGGGAAGTTGTTTTGCCATATTTCACCAGTAATAGATAGTATTGTAAAGTATAGAGCGAGAAAATTTTTTGGGAAAGATGAAAGTGCCTGTAGAAGAAGAACTTCGTTTGGTGGAAATCGAACGCATAAAAACAAATCCTTTTCAGCCAAGACGTCAGTTTGCTAAAGAGGAATTAGAAGAGCTTGCAGCTTCGATAAAATCTGTGGGAATTATTCACCCTCCAGTTGTCAGGCCGCTTTATGGATCAGATGATGAATATGAGCTTTTAGCTGGAGAACGCCGCGTGAGAGCCTCAGAGCTTGCTGGTTTGAAAGCGATTAATGTGCTTGTCAAAAATTTTAGCAATCTTTATTCCGCTGAAGCTGCTTTAATCGAAAATATCCAGAGAGTAGATCTCAATCCTTTGGAAATTGCTAAAGCTCTAAAAAGTCTTGCAGAGGATTTTAGATGGACTCAGGAAGAAATATCAGAAAAAGTAGGCAAAAAAAGATCAACAATTGCTAATTACTTTAGACTTTTGACTCTTCCCTCAGAAATTAAAGAAAGCTTATCAAATGGTGCCATCAGTATGGGACATGCCAAAGCCATCTTGTCAATGCAGTATGAAAAAGAGCAGCTTGCTCTCCATGATAGGGTTTTAAAAGAAAATTTATCTGTTAGACAAACAGAAGCTTTAGTGCTAAAAAAAAACAAAGTCGAACGATCTGAAGGCTTTATTGATCCTCAGCGCGATTTTTTCTTAGAAGCAATAGCAAACAAAATAGAAGGGAGATTAGGAACAAAGGTTGTAGTAACAAGTGGCAAAGTGATCATTGACTACTACCATTTAGATGATCTAGACAGGATTTTAGCTTTTTTTAAAATTGAGGAGTAGGCCTCTTAGAAGTGAGGCTTTTTAGGGAGTCTCATGTACTTTGACAGCAAAGCAGTAGCAGCCACTTTTGGGATACTCATCGTCTTGTTGTTTTTAATAAAAAAAAGACAATGGGTGCATGCTTCCTCAAGGCTCTTTTTTTCAGATGTCCAATTACTGAAAGGTCATGAGTCGAGTTTTAAACTTTTTTGGAACTCAAAATTGAAATTCCTTTTATTAGGAAGCATGCTATGTCTTTGTGCAGGCTTTATGGACCCCCATTTGCGTTCTTATACAAATGTAGAGAGTAGAAAGCGTTTTTTTTCTCCTAAGGAGGGAGTTGGAATCTACCTTGTCTTAGATCAATCCGGATCAATGAGGGAGAAAGGCTCGTTACTGATTCAAAAGAGTCAGAAGCAAGAACTCACTAAAATGGATTTACTTAAAGTCCAAGCAGGACAATTTGTTCAAAATCGCCCCAATGATCTTATCGGCCTTGTGGGTTTTGCGCGCTTTCCTACCATTCTTTCGCCTCTAACACTCAATCATCAAAACATCTTAAATCAGCTAGACTCACTTCAAGTCGTCAAGGAATTAGAAAAAGATGGAACAGCAATAGGCTATGCTCTTTATAAAACTGCCCATCTCATCGCTTCCACCCAAGAGTACTATCTCAAAGAGGGGGAAAAATTAGAAACGGCAATCATCTTGGTATCAGACGGCCTACAGGATCCTAATCCTTTAGATCGCGGTCATGCTTTTAGGGCAATGGAGCTCGAGGAGGCAGCCGCATTTGCCAAAAAAAACAACATTAAAATCTATATGATTAATCTTGAACCGAGATTGAAAGAGAAGCGCTTCGAGCCTAATCTCAAACAATTGCAACGTATTGCACAAATGACAGGTGGCCAGTTTTTTTTAGCGGATGGATCAAACGGCATTCATTCTATCTTTCAACAGATTGATGCCCTTGAGAAGCATAAAATAACGACACCAGATGAGCAGCAATACTATGAAAAAAAAATGCTGTATGCCTATCTGGTTGTTTTGACTCTCGTTCTAGCAGGCAGTTATATGGTTTTAAAATTGACTTTTTTTAAACAGGTGCCATGATCCCACGAGACTTGACCTTCCTTCATCCTGAATTTGCGAGTTTGTTTTTGGCCCTTCCTTTTTTTGGATTATTATTTATTTTTTCAGAAAGAAAAAGAAAGCAGTCATTACGTAAATTATCAGCATTTTCACTTGATCAAATCGCTATTTTACCGACAACCCAGTATTTGCTTTTCAAAATGCTATGTTTTTGGGTTTTTTGGATATTTGCCAGTTTAGCGCTGATGCGGCCGGTAGGAAATGAACACTATGTTAATAAAAATGTGAAGGCTCTCTCTTCTCAAGATGTTATTTTCCTTATTGACTCCTCTGCTTCTATGGCCGTAACGGATACGGCAACAAATGTTTCGCGCTTTGCGTATGCTAAGGAGATTGTTGACCTTGTCATCCAACGGCTTAAAGGTAACGATATCATGCTTGTCACTTTTGCTAATGGAACAAGTTTGGTTGCTCCACAGACTCATGATGCACTTTTCTTGCGTATCAGGCTCAAAGATTTGCAAATGAATGAAGATGGGATTTCTCCTGGTACAGACTATAAAAGTGCTTTATCTGAGCTAAAACGGCTCTATTTTTTTGATCCCCAATCTGCATTTCAAACATTAATTATTTTATCAGACGGAGGAGACACCGAGTTAGAGGGCCTTGGAAATGAAAAAAGAGTGGAAGGGGCGGCAGTAATTGTCGACGCTGTCAATAAACACTTGTTTCCTCATTTAAAAATCTACGGTATTGGTATCGGCACTGACACTGGAGGGGAGGTCCCTGGAGGTCTTTATAATGGTAAGAAAGTCTTATCAAAACTAGAACCGCTTCTTTTAGAAAGCCTTAGCAAAAAAACAGGTGGTGCTTATTTTAATGCCCGTGATTATAGCCCAGAAGACTTAGCGGATCTACTTGTTCAAAAGATTAACGAGCATCAGGGGGAAGGGAAGGGGGCTAAGGAGATTGCTTTGCGAGCTTATAATGAGTACTTTCAAATTCCTCTTTTCTTGAGTATACTTGCTTTACTTCTTTTTATGTTTTTTCCAATAAGTGCTTCTTCAAAGACTTTGGCAACATTTCTTTTATTCCTGTTTCCTTTTATTAGTGAAGCTTCAGAAGATTTTTTAGCTAGGCAATTCTTTGAAGCAAGGGTCTATCCGGAATCTGCTCAAATTTATCAAGCAATGCTAAAAAAAGCGCCAGCCTCTTTACACCCCTTAATTGCCTACAATTTGGGAACGATTGCCCTGGCAGAGAGAAAATTTGAAGAGGCAATAGATTTTCTTGAGGATATACAATTTGCAAACGAACTTTCCCCAAAAGCCAGGATGCGTGCTTTGTTCAACCTGGCGATCGCCTATCGTGAATTGGCTATCGCAATAAAAGATCCTCTTAAAGAAATTTATTTTTTGAAGAAGGCTTTTGATACTCTCTTTCCTTTTGTTGGCCATCTTGAGACAGAAATCCAATCCTCAGATCTTCTTGTTATTAAGAAGAGTTTAAGCGAGAAAATACAAGCTCTAAACTCATCTTTAATAAAAGGCATAGATGAAATTGTTTTACTTTGGGAAGCTGCTTTCTTTTTTAATTCTCGTTCAAATATTGCGATGAATGGCTTGAGTGATGATAGGGCATCAAAGCCTGTTTTAGTAGAAGCTGAGAGAAGTTGGCAAAAAGGAGACACTATTAAAAGCCATCGATTAGCCAAGCAGCTTCAAGAACAGTTGGTGGAGTGGATTTATCAATCCTATAATCCATTTCTAAAATGGACGTTGCTTGAAGATCTTCAAAAACTTTATCTTTTAAATGGGGCTAAGGATTTGATTGCTGTGTTCCAAAGTCGAGCTGCATTGCTTTTCCCTAATAACGAGCAGCTTTTACAAGGAGAGCAAGATTTGCAAAATAGTAGATTATGGGAAAAAAAAGGCAACAGAGCTTTAGCGGAATCTTTTTTTTTAGATGCTTCCTTTGCTTTAGAGCAATTAGTGATTAGCCAACAGCGGCAGCCAGTGATAAGGGCCTTTAATTATCTCATTGCAAGAGGGCAATTCCTTTTAAAAAAGGAGCGTTTGAGACTGAGGTACCCTGCAGAGTCTGTTTTAATACCTTCGATAATTCAGGAAAACGAGCAGATTTTACAAGAAAGTAAAAAATTACCAAAAGTCATTTACGCCTGGCAAATTTTGCGTTTTAATGAGGGAATTTGCCAGTGCAACCCCTGGAATGCGGTTTTCCCTCTGCTCGATCAAGCCGACCAAAAGTGGAAAGAGGCCTCTTCTCAGAGTCCATCGTATGCCAATTTGGTAAAGAGAAAAGAGGCAGTTGCAAAATGGCAGGAGGCTTTAGAAATTGTGAAGGAGAAACCAGAAGGGCCTCAAAAAGAACAGAGAAGCCGCCAGCTTCTTAATGAACTTCAAGAAATGGAACTTTTAGACAGGGTTCCTAGGAAATCAGCACCTTTACCCCCTGGAGAAAAATTTTGGTAAGGTATCTTATTATTTTTCTATGCAGCTGGTCTATTTTATCGGCTCAAGATGACACTTTAGTTTCTTCCGAAGTCCAATGGGAAAGTATTTACGAAAACCAGCCCATCCAGGGATTTGTGACTGTAACACATGATCGACAGTTTGAGGTAGACGAAAGCAGTTTTACTCTAGAAGGTAAGCCGCTAAAAGTAACTTTATATAAAGAGTTAGCTATCTCGAGCAACTCCCCACTTATGCTTTCTATTTATCAGTTTGAAATCCCGGGAATGGCTAAAGGGTTGCAATGGCTTCCTTCTATAAAAGTCAAGATAGGTAGGAAAATTTACCAATCCCCCGCTATTTCGTTTGAAGTGCAGAGCGCTGAAAAACGCATTCAATCTGTCTTTGCACCTATGCAAAAAAACGCTTTTTTAAAGCTAGAAGCCTTTGTTGAGCAAGGGGGTGCTCTCTATCCTGGCCTAAGAGCAAAAGTGGGTTACCGGTACTTGTACAATACGAACATCGAGTTAACTGAGGAATACCTCCCTCTTCTTGACATGGAACATTTTCGTAAAATCGGAGATAAGGACATTAAGGATACTCAAGTGGGGGATGTTAGTGTTCATACGATTGTGCAAAATGTTGAGGCGTTAGAAGCAGGTTCTTATTCCTATGGCCCATCAGTCGTTGTGGGGAATGCTTACACAGAAATTAGAGGCAAGCGTCACTATCTAAATCCCCAGCTCGTCGCAGAAGCTCCCTTGCTAACTGTAGTGGTAAATGATTTCCCAACCGATGGGAAGCCCGCCTCCTTTAATGGCGCAGTAGGTGAATTTAGTTTTGCAGTGAAAATGTTAACAAGTAGCCAGGTTCGTGTAGGGGACAAGATAGCGTTAAGAGTTGATATTAAAGGAACTGGGCAGTTAGAAAACGTTGTTCCCCCAGATCTTTGCTGCCAGCCAGGATTTAGTGGATTTTTTAAAACCAGTGATCTGCCTGCAGTTGGAAAAATAACAAACGATGTGAAGACATTCTTGGTAGAAATTTATCCTTTAATCCCTGAAATTGAATTTGTTCCCCCTATTGAATTTTCTTACTTTGATCCTATCAAGGAAGCTTATCAAAAGATAGTGAGCGCTGGAATTCCTTTAAAAGTCTTTGCCAAAAAGAAGGAAATAGAAAGCCATCCATTAGCAATACTGGAAACTAAAAAAGCAATTGCCATTTATCCCAACTATTTATTGTCTACAAAAGATCTTAAAAATCTTCCCTATGGCTCATTTTGGGTCATCGGATTAATCCCCCTTGGCTTGTTAATGATTTTTGTTCAGCAGGTTTTTATTGAAGAGCGCAAGCGCATCAAAGATCATGCGCTACATTCTTCTAGCCAAGACTATTTTCAAAAAGCATGTAAAGAAAAGAGTCCTGCAAAAAAATTTAAATTATACGAGCAAGCTTTTCTTCAGCTTTACTTAGAAAAGTCAATCCTTCCAACGTCTATCAACGCCATCGCGGATCTTCCGGAGCAAGCGCAGTTTTTAGAGGTAAAAGCTCTATTTACCAAAATAGACGAGGCGCGCTTTTCTGGAAAAAATCCGGAAGCGCTCCTTGCTTTTTCTAGCGAAGCTGAAGCCCTATTTAATCAGGAGAGCCAGGCATGAAACAGCCGATCTTGATCTTTTTTTTTCTTTTGAATAGCTTTTTTTTTGATGAAAATGCTGAACAGCTTTTAAATCAGGTAGATCAAGCAGTTACGGCAGCATATAATGAAAAAATACCTGCTGTGAAGCAGGAAAAATACAACCAAGCTTTAACTCAATTGGGTTTATTAGAAAAAAAATACTCTCCTTCTTTTGGTAATGGGAAGCTCTACTATAATTTAGCGAATGCTTACTATGAATTGGGAGAATATCCTTGGGCTTTGTTCTATTATCAAAAATCTTTACAATTAAGGCCTTATGATGAATCCGTAAAGAAAAATTTAGAAATTGCTAAGAAACAAATGTCTTTAGAAAACGATCCCAAGCCTCAATCTTTTGCTTCTTTGCTGTTTTTAACTTTTTTACCTCTTCCTTTACGCCTGCAGTGGTTTACCTTGCTGTGCATCCTTTTCTTTGCGTTCTGGTCTTTTTACCTCTGGCTCCCTTCTTTTTATGTAAAAGTCGGCTGCTATACAGCTTTAAGTATGATGTTGTTAGCTTTGCTGAGTTTAGGATACAGCTATTATTTTGCTCCCATTGAAGGAATCGTGGTACATGCTTCTTACTTGTATCGCACCGCCGATCAAAAAGGTGAGCTTCTGCAATCAGGTTCTCAAGTCGTCATCCTAGAAGTCCTTGATGAAGGATCATGGCTAAAAGTGATTACCTCTCAAGGGTCTTTAGGCTATCTTCCCAGCCATTCTTTAAAAATGCTTTAGCTTTGGGCTTAATGCCATGGTTGTCCCCTAGGTTCTAAGCTGGAGAGAAAATTGATAATAGAGATTTCCTATCATGCATTTACTTGGCCATACCCGAAGAAACAATCTTAGTTGCTGCCACTAATATTCAGTTAAGGCACAGAAGTGCAAAAATGAGGCTATTACTGGTTTAAAATAGGTTTTAGAGTGTAAATACTAACTTGATTTCTAGAACCTTCTGAGCAACAAAAGAGGAGAGTGCAGCCAAAGCAGAGCAGCAGCTAGTTCCTGCCAATATTCCTGCAGTAACAGATAAGGCAAGGGCAACAGCCGGAAAAGTCACTGTGGCGGAAACAGTGGAGAAAATAATAGCAGCAAAAAGGGCTCCCAGAGCAAGCATTGCACAGCCATTAGTGGTGAGAGTAGCAATTTGTTTAGCCAGAACTAGTTTCGTTTTTTGATTCGATGCTTGAGGGGGTGTAGTAGGGTAATTAGCATTTCCTCCAGGGAAAAGATTGGCATTTAAATAATTGTTATGTGCAGGTAAACTCATAGATTTCTCCGTTTTTTTAGTAATATTAAACCCAACGGGGTTTTTAAAGAAGAATTTCTCCTGAATAGTACTTTTTGGAAGTTCCATCTTCATGAAGTAACTGTAAAGAACCATCGGGATTGATTCTTTCAAATACTCCCCTACACACGCGGTTGTGATCATGAAATTGGATTTTATCCCCCTTTTTATGGTTAAGGGAAGCGAGGAAAAT
Above is a genomic segment from Chlamydiales bacterium STE3 containing:
- a CDS encoding DNA topoisomerase 1 (Product derived from UniProtKB/Swiss-Prot:Q9KA23;Gene name derived from UniProtKB/Swiss-Prot:Q9KA23;EC number derived from UniProtKB/Swiss-Prot:Q9KA23) yields the protein MSKSLIIVESPAKIKTLKKFLGSNFEIESSIGHIRDLPEKEFGIDIEHDFEPTYVIMPDKQEVIEKLKKAAKKCDTVYLSPDPDREGEAIAWHISQILPPNTKIKRVSFNAITKESVLSALKTPREIDEALVNAQQARRLLDRIVGYKISPILNRRIHRGKEGGVSAGRVQSVALKLVVEREKEIAAFKPVEYWNLSALLKTLEDTRNFKAFLYSVDGKKVEKEAREDKKGFLVPNQETANLLLEELHKGPYKVAHVERKEKRRHPVPPFITSSLQQEASRHYGFSSSRTMSIAQGLYEGIDLGQEGSEGLITYMRTDSVRIEPEAIQAARHFILKNYGSNFIPDQPKVYSTNKSAQDAHEAIRPTNLAYTPEAIQRYLTKDQFHLYQLIWRRFLASQMTPAIYDTVSADIHAGERIVLRATGSQIKFQGFLAIYEEKSDDDDKDEESRLLPQLQEGQALELIELMSEQAFTRPPPRFTEASLVKELEKSGIGRPSTYATIMNKIQSRDYTTKEGGRLKPTELGSVIAALLEGSFQEIMNIGFTASMEDSLELIAENRKDWKTLLREFWKGFSPSVETALKEAFIPKIDTDLDCPQCGSKLQKIWSKSKYFYGCSSYPECNFRASIEELEFNKGNYSADFNWDQKCPICSKEMKIRHGRFGAFLGCTNYPDCKGIINIPKKGEVVIASEDLPHCPAIDCPGNLVARKSRFGKTFYSCSTFPECDVIVNKLEELETKYPNHPRTPYAKKKAPTKKASSKGKTAKTSAKSKAKTPKEKKAGSLFTLSEELSAVLGETELPRAEVLKRIWDYIRQNNLQDEANKRIINPDAKLSKVFGSNDPVDMFKMTGLLSKHIQKKE
- a CDS encoding Uncharacterized protein (Product derived from UniProtKB/Trembl:F8L592), yielding MAKQLPPSFLTQSSLEDHPIFEWLEKNSRKILFIILGLILALGLIYRYAANKNTQAERDYFQASNAITSINTSGKEESSIRELQSILKRHPELNAKYDGILAQNLLIANRVDLAHDYASQNFQRIDKEISPLYLSYAKNSLLVSQEDQKQALSNALALKEEMLKIVQEEGKREFGSSLYLMNLIRIAMLQHQLKEKDAEEKSWEELLQISNLAHPLKFAPAEVEKVLSHLDDQGVSLMDFIQANTSFSAKKNAI
- a CDS encoding putative chromosome partitioning protein (Product derived from UniProtKB/Trembl:Q6MF48;Gene name derived from UniProtKB/Trembl:Q6MF48), whose product is MKVPVEEELRLVEIERIKTNPFQPRRQFAKEELEELAASIKSVGIIHPPVVRPLYGSDDEYELLAGERRVRASELAGLKAINVLVKNFSNLYSAEAALIENIQRVDLNPLEIAKALKSLAEDFRWTQEEISEKVGKKRSTIANYFRLLTLPSEIKESLSNGAISMGHAKAILSMQYEKEQLALHDRVLKENLSVRQTEALVLKKNKVERSEGFIDPQRDFFLEAIANKIEGRLGTKVVVTSGKVIIDYYHLDDLDRILAFFKIEE
- a CDS encoding putative batA protein (Product derived from UniProtKB/Trembl:Q6MF06;Gene name derived from UniProtKB/Trembl:Q6MF06), yielding MYFDSKAVAATFGILIVLLFLIKKRQWVHASSRLFFSDVQLLKGHESSFKLFWNSKLKFLLLGSMLCLCAGFMDPHLRSYTNVESRKRFFSPKEGVGIYLVLDQSGSMREKGSLLIQKSQKQELTKMDLLKVQAGQFVQNRPNDLIGLVGFARFPTILSPLTLNHQNILNQLDSLQVVKELEKDGTAIGYALYKTAHLIASTQEYYLKEGEKLETAIILVSDGLQDPNPLDRGHAFRAMELEEAAAFAKKNNIKIYMINLEPRLKEKRFEPNLKQLQRIAQMTGGQFFLADGSNGIHSIFQQIDALEKHKITTPDEQQYYEKKMLYAYLVVLTLVLAGSYMVLKLTFFKQVP
- a CDS encoding Uncharacterized protein (Product derived from UniProtKB/Trembl:D1RBU4), whose product is MVRYLIIFLCSWSILSAQDDTLVSSEVQWESIYENQPIQGFVTVTHDRQFEVDESSFTLEGKPLKVTLYKELAISSNSPLMLSIYQFEIPGMAKGLQWLPSIKVKIGRKIYQSPAISFEVQSAEKRIQSVFAPMQKNAFLKLEAFVEQGGALYPGLRAKVGYRYLYNTNIELTEEYLPLLDMEHFRKIGDKDIKDTQVGDVSVHTIVQNVEALEAGSYSYGPSVVVGNAYTEIRGKRHYLNPQLVAEAPLLTVVVNDFPTDGKPASFNGAVGEFSFAVKMLTSSQVRVGDKIALRVDIKGTGQLENVVPPDLCCQPGFSGFFKTSDLPAVGKITNDVKTFLVEIYPLIPEIEFVPPIEFSYFDPIKEAYQKIVSAGIPLKVFAKKKEIESHPLAILETKKAIAIYPNYLLSTKDLKNLPYGSFWVIGLIPLGLLMIFVQQVFIEERKRIKDHALHSSSQDYFQKACKEKSPAKKFKLYEQAFLQLYLEKSILPTSINAIADLPEQAQFLEVKALFTKIDEARFSGKNPEALLAFSSEAEALFNQESQA